One segment of Leptospirillum ferrooxidans C2-3 DNA contains the following:
- the rplB gene encoding 50S ribosomal protein L2: MAIKTFNPTSPAMRYKTGYSFDEITSDKPFKPLTKGKISCGGRNNKGKTTVRHRGGGHKRAFREIDLKRVKDGIPAKVESIEYDPNRTARIALICYLDGARSYILAPVGLKVGDTVLSGPGADIKPGNCLELSQIPVGTIIHNIEFKIAAGGKIARTAGTYCQILGREEDYVIIKMPSGEMRKIHGRCRASIGQIGNLEHENISIGKAGRTRWLGKRPSVRGVAMNPVDHPLGGGEGKSSGGRHPVSPWGQPSKGFKTRTNQRTDKFIVRRRK, encoded by the coding sequence ATGGCTATAAAAACTTTTAATCCCACATCCCCGGCCATGCGGTATAAGACGGGATATTCGTTTGATGAGATTACGTCAGACAAACCCTTCAAGCCGCTTACTAAAGGAAAAATCTCCTGCGGGGGGCGAAATAATAAAGGCAAAACCACAGTTCGTCATAGAGGGGGCGGTCATAAAAGAGCCTTCCGCGAAATCGACTTAAAAAGAGTAAAAGATGGAATTCCAGCCAAAGTAGAGTCAATAGAATATGATCCTAATAGAACAGCTCGTATTGCCTTGATATGTTATCTTGACGGAGCAAGGTCATATATTCTTGCACCTGTTGGGCTGAAGGTAGGAGATACGGTTCTATCTGGTCCAGGTGCCGATATTAAACCTGGTAATTGCCTCGAATTATCTCAGATTCCAGTTGGAACAATTATTCATAATATCGAATTCAAAATTGCTGCCGGCGGCAAAATAGCTAGGACTGCTGGTACTTATTGCCAGATTCTTGGAAGAGAAGAAGATTATGTCATTATAAAAATGCCTTCAGGGGAAATGAGAAAAATCCATGGACGATGTCGAGCATCTATTGGACAAATCGGTAATCTGGAACATGAAAATATTTCGATTGGAAAAGCTGGTAGAACTCGATGGTTAGGAAAACGCCCCAGTGTTCGAGGTGTTGCAATGAACCCCGTTGACCATCCCCTCGGTGGTGGAGAGGGAAAATCTTCTGGCGGAAGACACCCCGTTTCTCCTTGGGGACAACCGTCTAAAGGCTTTAAGACTAGAACGAACCAAAGGACAGATAAATTTATTGTCCGTAGAAGAAAGTAG
- the rpsS gene encoding 30S ribosomal protein S19: MPRSIKKGPFVDQHLLDKVLKTSPSQDRKIIKTWSRRSMILPEMIGLTFSVHNGKKFIPVYITENMVGHKMGEFSPTRLFKAHGGSKVEKSAKR; the protein is encoded by the coding sequence ATGCCGCGATCTATTAAAAAAGGACCCTTCGTCGATCAACATTTACTTGACAAAGTGCTTAAAACCTCTCCATCACAAGACAGAAAAATCATAAAAACTTGGTCGCGCCGGTCTATGATATTGCCAGAAATGATTGGACTTACTTTTTCAGTTCACAATGGGAAAAAGTTTATACCAGTTTACATCACAGAAAATATGGTTGGGCATAAAATGGGAGAATTTTCTCCTACAAGACTTTTTAAAGCCCATGGTGGGTCTAAAGTTGAGAAGTCAGCGAAAAGGTAA
- the rplV gene encoding 50S ribosomal protein L22, translating into MASAIAKNRYIRISPRKVRYVANAIRGKSVLEAMSILEVTTRGATKVVQKTLKSAVSNAIDLKIATPETLHIQEIFVDVGPVAKRIQPRAMGRAYSIKKRTSHLTIIVSN; encoded by the coding sequence TTGGCTAGCGCTATTGCAAAAAATCGGTACATTAGAATTTCTCCTCGAAAAGTCCGGTATGTCGCTAATGCGATAAGAGGTAAATCCGTATTAGAAGCTATGTCAATTCTCGAGGTAACGACAAGAGGTGCTACTAAAGTTGTTCAAAAAACATTAAAATCAGCAGTTTCTAATGCTATAGATTTAAAGATAGCAACACCAGAGACGTTACACATACAAGAAATTTTTGTAGATGTTGGCCCAGTGGCTAAAAGAATTCAGCCTAGAGCCATGGGGCGGGCCTACTCGATTAAAAAACGCACATCGCACCTTACTATTATTGTTTCTAACTAA
- the rpsC gene encoding 30S ribosomal protein S3: MGQKVHPIGFRLGYIKTWNSRWYAQKGFADLLHEDLKIRKVVKAKLFHAGIAKIDIERTGKDAQARITIHTAKPGLIIGKKGLEIEKLKSELETQLKSKVSISIKEIKKPELEAQLIAESIAAQLEKRISYRRAMKKSVSSALRFGALGVKIRCAGRLGGAEIARTEWYREGRVPLHTLRADIDFGFAEAATTFGKIGVKVWVYKGDVLPGQEELSPKVKEKRGRN; the protein is encoded by the coding sequence TTGGGACAAAAAGTTCATCCGATAGGCTTCAGGCTCGGTTATATAAAAACCTGGAATTCACGGTGGTATGCACAAAAAGGATTTGCCGATCTTTTACATGAAGATTTAAAAATACGCAAAGTCGTCAAAGCAAAACTCTTCCATGCTGGAATTGCCAAGATCGATATTGAAAGAACCGGAAAGGACGCTCAGGCTAGAATTACAATCCACACAGCTAAGCCTGGATTAATTATTGGAAAAAAAGGTCTTGAAATCGAAAAACTGAAATCAGAATTAGAAACGCAATTAAAATCCAAAGTCAGTATCTCAATTAAAGAAATAAAAAAACCGGAGCTAGAGGCTCAATTAATAGCTGAATCGATAGCTGCTCAGTTAGAAAAAAGAATTTCGTATAGACGCGCAATGAAAAAAAGTGTATCCTCAGCTCTTCGTTTTGGCGCGCTCGGAGTCAAAATCCGCTGTGCAGGGCGTTTAGGCGGAGCTGAAATTGCCCGTACAGAATGGTATCGAGAAGGTCGGGTACCCCTTCACACCCTTCGAGCAGATATTGACTTCGGTTTTGCTGAAGCAGCGACCACTTTTGGAAAAATCGGCGTTAAGGTATGGGTATACAAAGGAGACGTTCTTCCTGGTCAAGAGGAACTATCTCCTAAAGTTAAGGAAAAGCGAGGAAGAAACTAA
- the rplP gene encoding 50S ribosomal protein L16, protein MLSPKKVKHRKMMKGNLKGKAYRGSELSFGEYGLKALEPIWLTARQIEAGRIAINRYVKRGGKVWIRVFPDKPITKKAAETRMGSGKGNPEYWVAVVKPGRIIFEMEGVTPEVAEAALRLASYKMPMATKIVKRGEEE, encoded by the coding sequence ATGCTAAGTCCAAAAAAAGTAAAACACCGAAAAATGATGAAGGGTAACCTCAAAGGAAAAGCTTACCGAGGTTCCGAACTCTCTTTTGGTGAGTATGGATTGAAGGCTCTCGAACCAATCTGGTTAACAGCCAGGCAAATAGAAGCTGGTCGTATAGCAATCAATAGATATGTTAAAAGAGGCGGTAAAGTCTGGATTCGCGTTTTTCCTGATAAACCAATCACTAAAAAAGCTGCTGAAACTCGAATGGGTTCTGGTAAAGGTAACCCCGAGTATTGGGTAGCCGTAGTTAAACCAGGAAGAATCATTTTTGAAATGGAAGGTGTAACACCCGAAGTTGCAGAAGCAGCTCTCAGGTTAGCCTCCTATAAAATGCCAATGGCAACAAAAATAGTAAAACGGGGAGAGGAAGAATGA
- the rpmC gene encoding 50S ribosomal protein L29 — protein MKINALRELSHSDLNLKIADLKKELLMLRIQRVNGRLEQSHLLSSHKRTIARILTVLQEKRGEVNV, from the coding sequence ATGAAAATCAATGCCCTTAGAGAACTGTCCCATTCTGATCTCAACCTGAAAATCGCAGATCTAAAAAAAGAACTTCTTATGCTAAGAATTCAAAGAGTTAACGGACGGCTCGAACAATCTCATCTTTTGTCTTCACATAAAAGAACTATTGCTCGAATTCTCACCGTATTACAGGAGAAACGAGGAGAGGTCAATGTCTAA
- the rpsQ gene encoding 30S ribosomal protein S17, with the protein MSNNPSEVTSSKKIATLQGIVVSNKMMKTVVVEVRRRVLHPLYHKVVSKRSRIKAHTEEQIDIGTEVQLMSTRPISKDKSFKVIKIVSKPKLAESNLGR; encoded by the coding sequence ATGTCTAACAACCCGAGTGAAGTTACTTCTTCAAAAAAAATTGCAACGTTGCAAGGCATTGTAGTTAGCAACAAAATGATGAAAACAGTCGTTGTCGAGGTGAGAAGAAGAGTCCTTCACCCTTTATACCATAAAGTTGTATCCAAGAGGTCTCGCATTAAAGCTCATACTGAAGAACAGATTGATATAGGGACAGAAGTTCAACTTATGTCTACTCGACCTATTAGTAAAGATAAAAGTTTTAAAGTGATCAAAATTGTTTCAAAACCGAAACTGGCAGAATCGAATCTGGGAAGGTAA
- the rplN gene encoding 50S ribosomal protein L14 has translation MIQLRTILEVADNSGAKKVMCFHVMGGSRRAYAHLGDTIVVSVKEATPNATVKKGDVAKAVVVRTVKEARRDDGSYIRFDQNAAVLINAQGEPIGTRIFGPVARELRKRKFMKILSLAPEVI, from the coding sequence ATGATCCAACTGAGAACAATACTTGAAGTAGCCGATAACTCCGGCGCTAAAAAGGTTATGTGTTTCCATGTAATGGGTGGGTCACGGCGTGCTTATGCTCATTTAGGAGATACTATTGTTGTTTCTGTTAAAGAAGCAACACCGAATGCGACTGTTAAAAAAGGGGATGTTGCCAAAGCTGTTGTTGTTAGAACAGTCAAAGAGGCTAGACGAGACGACGGCTCTTATATTCGTTTTGATCAAAATGCAGCTGTTCTTATAAACGCACAAGGTGAGCCTATTGGGACTCGTATCTTTGGTCCAGTTGCAAGAGAGCTTAGAAAACGAAAATTCATGAAGATTTTATCATTGGCCCCTGAGGTCATCTGA
- the rplX gene encoding 50S ribosomal protein L24, whose product MKYSTSSNLDNPNFPPIKKNDKVKVLSGKDKGKEGQVLKVDRTNNKIIVEDINKITKAVKPDQKNPQGGFVVKENFLNASKVMVICPSCKKTTRISHITLPTGKKVRSCKHCSEHIDK is encoded by the coding sequence ATGAAATATTCCACATCTTCCAATTTGGATAATCCAAATTTTCCGCCAATAAAAAAAAATGACAAAGTTAAAGTTCTATCAGGCAAAGACAAAGGCAAAGAAGGCCAAGTACTTAAAGTCGACAGAACAAATAACAAGATTATTGTTGAAGATATAAATAAAATTACTAAAGCAGTTAAACCTGACCAAAAAAATCCTCAAGGTGGGTTCGTTGTAAAAGAAAATTTTCTAAATGCATCTAAGGTAATGGTTATTTGTCCTTCTTGCAAAAAAACTACTAGAATTAGTCATATAACCTTGCCTACCGGAAAAAAAGTAAGATCATGTAAACATTGCTCCGAACATATTGATAAATAA
- the rplE gene encoding 50S ribosomal protein L5: MEDKKKSTTKSAVSSGANKKKPSAKSAETNVEKKKIIRTSSSLENKVPRLRQKYDSEISKELVASLKLKNVMEAPKLRKITINVALGEAVANPKILDTAVKELEAITGQKAVKTKAKKSIAGFKLREGMPIGTMVTLRGNIMWEFLDRFVSIALPRIRDFKGLNDKSFDGRGNFTTGLKEQIIFPEIKYDEVSMFHGMDICFTTTAKNDVEGRTLLKLLGIPFKK, encoded by the coding sequence ATGGAAGATAAAAAGAAATCAACAACAAAATCTGCAGTTTCTTCAGGGGCAAATAAAAAGAAGCCCTCTGCAAAATCAGCAGAAACAAATGTTGAAAAAAAGAAAATCATCAGAACTTCCTCCTCTTTAGAAAATAAAGTACCAAGACTTCGTCAAAAATACGATTCTGAAATATCCAAAGAACTAGTGGCTTCTCTCAAGTTGAAGAATGTTATGGAAGCTCCAAAACTAAGAAAAATAACTATCAACGTAGCCTTAGGTGAAGCTGTCGCAAATCCTAAAATATTAGACACAGCAGTTAAAGAGTTAGAAGCAATTACTGGCCAGAAAGCAGTTAAAACCAAAGCAAAAAAATCTATAGCCGGTTTCAAACTTAGAGAAGGTATGCCTATCGGGACCATGGTAACTCTTCGCGGAAATATTATGTGGGAGTTTTTGGATCGTTTCGTTTCGATAGCCCTCCCAAGGATTAGAGATTTCAAAGGTCTAAATGACAAATCTTTCGATGGTCGTGGAAATTTTACTACGGGACTTAAAGAACAGATCATATTTCCGGAAATTAAATATGACGAAGTCTCTATGTTCCATGGAATGGATATTTGTTTTACAACGACAGCAAAAAATGATGTCGAAGGAAGAACTTTATTAAAACTCTTAGGCATTCCATTCAAAAAGTAA
- a CDS encoding type Z 30S ribosomal protein S14, with the protein MAKKSLELKALKAPKFSVRKYNRCPLCGRPRGYMRDFKMCRICFRNLALQGDIPGVTKSSW; encoded by the coding sequence GTGGCAAAGAAATCATTAGAACTGAAAGCGTTAAAAGCCCCTAAGTTCTCTGTAAGGAAGTATAACCGGTGTCCCTTATGTGGGAGACCTAGGGGGTACATGAGAGATTTTAAAATGTGTCGTATCTGTTTTCGGAACTTAGCTTTACAGGGAGATATCCCAGGCGTAACTAAGTCTTCTTGGTAA
- the rpsH gene encoding 30S ribosomal protein S8, translated as MSMTDPIADLLTRIRNANMRLHAQVNCQHSKIKEEICRILKEEGFISSYSVEEQNSKKDLLISLRYVKDRKKILTGIKRISSPGLRVYRKSDEHKSLMGGLGVTILTTSKGVMTDTKAKSENLGGEVICQVW; from the coding sequence ATGTCAATGACTGATCCTATTGCAGATCTCTTAACCAGAATTCGCAATGCTAATATGAGACTTCATGCTCAAGTTAATTGCCAACATTCTAAAATTAAAGAAGAAATCTGCAGAATCTTAAAAGAAGAAGGGTTTATTTCTTCTTATTCTGTCGAAGAACAAAATTCCAAAAAAGATTTACTGATCTCCCTGAGATACGTAAAAGATAGAAAAAAAATATTAACCGGAATTAAAAGAATCTCTTCTCCTGGTTTACGGGTATATCGAAAAAGTGATGAACATAAATCTCTCATGGGTGGGCTTGGCGTAACAATTCTTACCACTTCAAAAGGTGTAATGACAGATACTAAAGCAAAATCCGAAAACCTCGGTGGAGAAGTTATCTGTCAAGTTTGGTAA
- the rplF gene encoding 50S ribosomal protein L6, which translates to MSRIGKKPIAIPLGVVVIEKEKTLEFKGPHGTLTHELPDGFTLDKKDNELTLIRPSDERKDKSFHGLHRSLIANKIQGVNEPFKKVLELVGIGYRAQLNGSVISLNVGFTHPVEMPLPAGVKASIEKQTVITLTCSDKQLLGQFAADIRGIKPPEPYKGKGIKYSGEKILRKEGKTGKK; encoded by the coding sequence ATGTCTAGAATTGGAAAAAAACCCATCGCAATTCCACTTGGGGTTGTCGTTATTGAAAAAGAAAAAACTCTTGAGTTTAAGGGCCCCCATGGAACATTAACTCATGAGCTTCCTGACGGTTTTACATTAGATAAAAAAGATAATGAACTCACATTAATTCGGCCAAGCGATGAACGGAAAGATAAGTCTTTTCACGGACTTCATCGTTCGTTAATAGCAAATAAAATTCAAGGTGTAAATGAGCCTTTCAAAAAAGTTCTTGAATTGGTCGGAATCGGTTACCGAGCTCAATTAAACGGATCTGTAATTTCTTTAAACGTTGGATTTACACATCCAGTAGAAATGCCACTACCTGCAGGAGTAAAGGCCTCTATCGAAAAACAAACAGTGATAACCTTAACTTGTTCTGATAAGCAACTATTAGGTCAATTTGCCGCGGACATCAGAGGAATCAAACCTCCAGAACCATACAAAGGTAAAGGCATTAAATACTCAGGTGAAAAAATCCTGAGAAAAGAAGGTAAAACCGGAAAAAAATAA
- the rplR gene encoding 50S ribosomal protein L18 yields the protein MSKDTRASTRKMKHTRVRKKIQGTPERPRLTVFRSLKYIYAQVIDDKSGHTLVSASSLVNSTAKSKDSVLAAKEVGLTLGSLAKEKNIQKVVFDRGGYIYHGRIKALAEGAREAGLEF from the coding sequence TTGTCTAAAGATACAAGAGCCTCAACCCGAAAAATGAAACATACCCGGGTCAGAAAAAAAATACAGGGAACTCCTGAACGTCCTCGTTTGACAGTGTTCCGTAGCCTAAAATATATATATGCACAGGTTATTGATGATAAATCAGGTCATACTTTAGTATCAGCCTCTTCTTTGGTTAACTCTACCGCTAAGTCTAAAGATTCAGTCTTAGCAGCAAAAGAAGTTGGTTTAACTCTTGGCTCGTTAGCTAAAGAGAAGAATATACAAAAAGTTGTTTTTGACCGAGGTGGATATATTTATCACGGGCGGATAAAAGCCTTGGCTGAAGGAGCTCGAGAAGCTGGGCTTGAATTTTAA
- the rpsE gene encoding 30S ribosomal protein S5, translated as MKDKVVFINRVSKVVKGGKRFSFSALVVVGDGNGKVGFGKGKAGEVPDAIKKAVENAKKSMISVPLRQTTVPHEVLGHFGAEDVMIKPASEGTGMIAGGAVRAVMEVLGVSNILCKSLGSGNPYNVVRATIDGLSQLHSYHEVMSERKSIN; from the coding sequence ATGAAAGATAAAGTAGTGTTTATCAACAGAGTATCAAAAGTTGTTAAAGGCGGTAAAAGATTTTCCTTTTCAGCCTTAGTCGTCGTAGGCGATGGTAATGGTAAAGTTGGCTTCGGAAAGGGAAAAGCTGGAGAAGTTCCTGATGCTATTAAGAAAGCTGTAGAAAATGCAAAAAAAAGTATGATCTCAGTTCCTCTTCGGCAGACCACGGTTCCTCATGAAGTATTGGGTCATTTTGGAGCGGAAGATGTAATGATCAAACCCGCCTCAGAAGGTACCGGTATGATCGCAGGTGGAGCGGTTCGAGCCGTCATGGAGGTATTGGGGGTTTCTAATATTCTTTGTAAATCTCTTGGCTCTGGCAATCCCTATAATGTAGTTAGGGCTACTATTGATGGCCTAAGTCAGCTTCATAGTTACCATGAGGTGATGTCAGAGAGAAAGTCTATAAATTAA
- the rpmD gene encoding 50S ribosomal protein L30, whose amino-acid sequence MNNPPQNLEITLKRSLIGVPLKVKKVALAIGLSKPNQTVTRVDHPTIQGMIFKIQHLIEVKTV is encoded by the coding sequence ATGAATAATCCTCCACAGAACCTTGAAATTACATTGAAGAGGAGCCTTATTGGGGTTCCATTAAAAGTAAAGAAAGTGGCTTTGGCTATTGGCTTGTCCAAGCCCAATCAAACAGTTACAAGAGTTGATCATCCTACAATTCAAGGTATGATTTTTAAAATTCAACATTTGATCGAAGTTAAAACAGTTTAA
- the rplO gene encoding 50S ribosomal protein L15: protein MKIHDLSPAPGSTHRKKRVGRGPGSGHGKTSTKGHKGQHARSGGVKPPGFEGGQMPLVLRIPKRGFTPLNRDNVVIYNLSRLEEYSFPDNKVSYETLADLGILKGKFDRVKILGNGEVSKAYIIEDLEVSVSAKEKIESAGGQVVSTLISQ from the coding sequence ATGAAAATACACGATTTATCTCCAGCGCCAGGATCAACCCATCGAAAAAAAAGAGTTGGACGTGGTCCAGGCTCAGGTCATGGAAAAACTTCCACTAAAGGGCACAAAGGACAACATGCGAGATCGGGAGGCGTTAAGCCACCAGGGTTCGAAGGTGGCCAAATGCCTTTAGTCTTAAGGATTCCTAAACGAGGATTCACTCCTCTAAATAGGGATAATGTAGTTATCTACAATTTATCCCGGTTAGAAGAGTATTCATTTCCTGATAATAAAGTATCTTATGAAACCCTAGCAGATCTGGGAATTCTTAAAGGTAAGTTCGACAGAGTTAAAATACTAGGAAATGGTGAAGTTTCAAAAGCCTACATAATTGAAGATTTAGAAGTTAGTGTTTCAGCTAAAGAGAAAATTGAGTCAGCCGGTGGCCAAGTGGTCTCAACCTTAATTTCTCAATAA
- the secY gene encoding preprotein translocase subunit SecY, translating to MFERISKVIGNIGKIPELRQRILFTLGMLAVYRIGAYIPTPGVNGNALSAYLHQNGGALIGFFDMFSGGALSRLTIFALGIMPYISASIILQLLTVVHPSLQALAKEGERGRKVITKYTRYLTVLIALIQSFGIAIGLESMNRGQFVPHPGWPFRILVVITLTTATTFIMWLGEQITERGVGNGISLIIFSGIIARLPSAILNTYKLYNQGEISGFLIIGLVVMVAVIVGSIVFIETARRKVPVQYAKRLVGNKMMGGQSTYIPLKINTAGVIPPIFASSLIAFPATIASFITLPWIQNIGKSLAPGSFSYTLLYVLLIIFFSFFYTAVVLNPADIAENMQKYGGYIPGIRPGQNTSTFFYGIMNRITLVGALYLSLVCVVPELLIYKLHVPFYFGGTSLLIVIGVSLDTAQQIESYMMSKNYDGFLKKTRIKGRAS from the coding sequence TTGTTTGAAAGAATATCAAAAGTAATCGGGAACATTGGAAAGATACCTGAGTTGCGTCAACGTATCCTATTCACTTTGGGGATGTTGGCTGTTTATCGAATTGGTGCATATATTCCAACGCCTGGTGTAAATGGCAATGCCTTATCTGCTTATTTACACCAAAACGGTGGAGCACTAATAGGTTTTTTTGATATGTTTTCCGGCGGTGCTCTATCAAGGCTCACAATTTTCGCCTTAGGTATAATGCCATATATATCTGCATCTATTATTCTTCAATTACTTACAGTTGTACATCCTTCCCTTCAGGCTCTGGCAAAAGAAGGAGAGCGCGGAAGGAAAGTGATTACAAAATATACTCGGTACTTAACTGTTCTAATCGCCCTTATTCAATCGTTTGGAATAGCGATTGGACTCGAGAGTATGAACCGGGGACAATTTGTTCCTCATCCCGGATGGCCTTTTAGAATACTTGTCGTCATTACTCTAACCACAGCAACAACATTCATCATGTGGCTCGGTGAGCAGATTACTGAGCGAGGCGTTGGGAATGGCATTAGTCTGATTATTTTTTCAGGGATTATTGCAAGACTGCCTTCAGCTATTTTAAACACCTATAAACTATATAACCAAGGGGAAATATCAGGTTTTTTAATTATTGGTTTAGTGGTTATGGTGGCTGTAATTGTCGGTTCTATAGTCTTTATAGAAACGGCAAGAAGGAAGGTTCCTGTACAATATGCAAAGAGATTGGTAGGAAACAAAATGATGGGTGGCCAGTCTACTTATATCCCTTTAAAAATAAACACGGCAGGGGTGATTCCTCCCATATTTGCCTCATCATTAATAGCTTTTCCAGCAACAATTGCAAGTTTTATTACTCTTCCTTGGATTCAAAATATTGGCAAATCCTTAGCTCCTGGAAGTTTTTCGTATACATTACTTTACGTCCTGTTGATCATATTCTTCAGTTTTTTTTATACAGCTGTAGTGCTTAATCCAGCTGATATAGCGGAGAATATGCAAAAATATGGTGGTTATATTCCAGGAATAAGACCAGGCCAAAACACGTCTACCTTTTTTTACGGAATCATGAATAGAATCACCTTAGTTGGAGCACTTTATTTATCATTGGTGTGTGTAGTCCCAGAACTCTTGATATATAAACTTCACGTCCCTTTTTACTTTGGGGGAACATCTCTGTTGATCGTAATAGGCGTATCCCTTGACACAGCCCAACAAATCGAGTCCTATATGATGTCAAAAAATTATGATGGATTCTTAAAGAAAACTCGAATTAAAGGGAGGGCCTCCTAA
- a CDS encoding adenylate kinase: MINARIVFIGPPGVGKGTQANILGELYHISKLATGDLLRDALKNSTTIGLNAKSYMDSGQLVPDSLVLELIYENILELPSMTGFILDGFPRTLSQAKSLDEFLEKKGYNLDLAIEFIMDEEDRIARLSGRRLCPQCQRTYHILYAKPKVDSICDVCKVPLKQRTDDHEDIIRQRSAVYWEATNPLIDYYNKKHILKVVNASESISSVTEKVKNIFESLVTK, translated from the coding sequence TTGATAAATGCGAGAATTGTTTTTATTGGGCCTCCAGGGGTTGGAAAAGGTACCCAAGCTAATATTTTAGGAGAGCTCTATCACATCTCTAAGCTTGCAACTGGAGATCTACTACGCGATGCGCTTAAAAACTCTACGACCATTGGCCTTAACGCTAAATCCTATATGGACAGCGGGCAATTGGTCCCAGACTCTTTAGTCTTAGAATTAATTTATGAAAATATTCTAGAATTACCTTCAATGACAGGTTTCATACTGGATGGTTTTCCTAGAACTTTATCACAAGCTAAATCACTAGATGAATTTCTAGAAAAAAAAGGTTATAATCTCGATTTGGCCATCGAATTTATTATGGATGAGGAAGACCGAATTGCTCGTTTATCTGGTAGACGATTATGTCCTCAGTGTCAACGGACTTATCATATACTCTATGCTAAGCCAAAAGTTGACTCAATTTGTGATGTTTGCAAAGTTCCCTTAAAACAAAGAACTGACGATCATGAGGATATTATTAGACAAAGATCAGCCGTCTACTGGGAAGCGACCAATCCTTTAATTGATTACTATAATAAAAAACACATTTTGAAGGTAGTCAATGCGAGTGAATCGATTTCCTCTGTTACAGAAAAAGTTAAAAATATATTTGAGAGTTTAGTCACTAAATGA
- the map gene encoding type I methionyl aminopeptidase — translation MIYLKTDLEISKIKKSSQIVALGLEKIKRQIKPGTTLLELDKIAEEHANSCGAKPAFKGYHAYPASLCTSVNDVVVHGIPSNYALKEGDIIGIDYGVFFDGFYGDAAMTVAVGEVSDSAKKLIAVTKESLLLGISEAKPGNRLGDIGFAVQAHAESFGFSVVRNFVGHGIGKKLHEDPQIPNYGTRGKGIKIEVGMVLAIEPMVNAGHYETTVLDDGWTAVTRDHSLSAHYEHTIAITKEGPVILSLLPETF, via the coding sequence ATGATTTATCTTAAGACTGACCTTGAAATTAGTAAGATTAAAAAATCATCCCAAATCGTGGCTCTAGGTTTAGAAAAAATCAAACGCCAAATTAAACCAGGCACAACGCTACTAGAATTAGACAAAATAGCAGAAGAACATGCTAATTCCTGTGGAGCGAAGCCTGCATTTAAAGGTTATCATGCCTATCCTGCTTCATTGTGTACCTCAGTTAATGATGTAGTTGTCCATGGAATTCCATCCAACTATGCATTAAAAGAGGGGGATATCATCGGGATCGATTATGGCGTTTTTTTTGATGGTTTTTATGGCGACGCGGCGATGACAGTAGCAGTTGGAGAGGTATCTGATTCAGCCAAAAAGCTTATAGCTGTAACAAAAGAATCTCTTCTCCTTGGTATTTCAGAGGCAAAGCCAGGAAACCGGCTAGGAGATATCGGATTTGCAGTTCAAGCACATGCTGAATCATTCGGCTTCTCTGTTGTCCGCAATTTTGTGGGACATGGAATTGGTAAAAAGCTCCATGAAGATCCCCAAATTCCTAATTATGGAACTCGAGGTAAAGGCATCAAGATTGAAGTTGGAATGGTGCTAGCCATCGAACCTATGGTAAATGCTGGTCATTACGAAACTACTGTTCTCGACGATGGTTGGACGGCTGTTACACGGGATCATTCCTTATCCGCTCATTATGAGCACACTATAGCGATAACAAAAGAAGGTCCGGTAATACTTTCTCTATTGCCAGAGACTTTTTAA